One genomic region from Strix uralensis isolate ZFMK-TIS-50842 chromosome 19, bStrUra1, whole genome shotgun sequence encodes:
- the UNC13D gene encoding protein unc-13 homolog D isoform X2: MDAAGETPMGTLPREESPELALLYEEVLYTIRHRLGKPEHHHVADSQELYAYVQKAFGMDAEEHSIIMQQVKELESPIFCLKATVKEAKGILGKDVSGFSDPYCLLGIETKSQEPAHPDHKKRMKAVVKDLIPEDQIHRTQVISQTLSPVWDETFILEFEDMETASFHLDMWDSDVVESVRHKLGELTDLHGLKRIFKDARKDKGQDDFLGNVVLRLKDLHCWDDRWYQLEPRTETYPNRGQCHLQFLLTHKKRATTSSRTQPSYTVHRHLLQQLVSYEILQHQAGSISWDGELSQHASTVLYLHATQKDLSDFHQVMAQWLAYSKLYQSLEFNSNCLLHQITSIEYQWVQERLRPEQKAELAESFQSLLTYGISLIRRYRIIFPLSVPRSTERLQSLLRVLVQMCKMKAFHELCMLSPDLPQMVSMALKSGTTEWFHMEKQHLKPMVKSMEENGKALSRLLVEVIGDLQQCQKIWNKFFISTLKLNLFSIAYLELESLVAEHVQEQLHEVDSSMSKPTAESLFQLYMNLQELYRMKNFLPKRDGPLALSNFHQWFKEAVPQWLQKAYTIALERAQRAIQMDQLTPFGEHNKHSTSTVDLSTCYAQIVKTWQQLNWPDPEEAFMIMVKLVEDMCKIALMYCRLIKERAEALSLREQNEGEAANRLCVVVNNIKQLRLLILKLPSQLDWAQLVERTEAVIDQQQIQHTLHNQLDSAVSCLDHEVRDVVQALATKLEKGIARHIQELSSSNDTREPEDSIIPLMKFLESELQYLNEHLVQENFKSLLVLLWHHTLAVLSAAAGQQVPSTQCYKKLHCALKSLERCFYAEGCGLPLETLHTAAFLSLETHLALCSSTSRKLIQKYFSNRIQQQLDASSEKYGAVTIKALYRPSEQKLRVEVLNAVNLIPLDSNGSSDPFVQLTLEPRHQFPEVVARTTQCKRNELHPLFDEAFDFLIPPEKCRQEGACLLLTVFDYDTLGANDLEGEAFFPLCHLPGLDADEDQADTGRVPQTRLPLTHPKPTGDEILQLLESRKGDKEAQAFVKLRKQRAKQSKETE; this comes from the exons ATGGATGCTGCTGGTGAGACCCCCATGGGGACTCTCCCCAGGGAGGAGAGCCCCGAG ctgGCCCTGCTCTATGAGGAGGTCCTCTACACCATCCGGCACCGCCTGGGCAAGCCTGAGCACCACCATGTTGCAGACTCCCAGGAACTCTATGCCTACGTGCAAAAG GCTTTCGGCATGGATGCAGAGGAGCACAGCATCATCATGCAGCAGGTCAAGGAACTGGAG aGCCCAATTTTTTGCCTGAAAGCAACCGTGAAGGAAGCCAAGGGGATTTTGGGTAAAGACGTCAGTG GGTTCAGTGACCCATACTGCCTGCTGGGCATCGAGACCAAGAGCCAGGAACCGGCCCACCCCGACCACAAGAAGCGGATGAAGGCTGTGGTCAAAGACCTCATCCCCGAAGACCAGATCCATCGCACACAAGTCATAAGCCAGACCCTCAGCCCAGTGTGGGACGAGACATTTATCCT GGAGTTTGAAGACATGGAGACGGCCAGCTTCCACCTGGACATGTG GGACTCGGACGTGGTGGAGTCAGTGCGGCACAAGCTGGGGGAGCTGACGGACCTCCATGGCCTCAAACG GATCTTTAAAGATGCTCGCAAAGACAAAGGGCAGGATGATTTCCTGGGGAACGTGGTCCTTCGCCTGAAG gatCTGCACTGCTGGGATGACCGGTGGTACCAGCTGGAGCCACGGACGGAGACATACCCCAACCGGGGACAGTGTCACCTGCAGTTCCTGCTGACTCACAAGAAG AGGGCCACCACAAGCAGCCGGACACAGCCGAGCTACACTGTCCATCgccacctcctgcagcagctggtgtcCTATGAGATCCTTCAGCACCAG GCCGGCAGCATTTCCTGGGATGGGGAGCTGAGCCAACACGCCAGCACCGTGCTGTACCTGCACGCCACGCAGAAGGATCTCTCTGACTTCCACCAGGTCATGGC gcagTGGCTGGCGTACAGCAAGCTCTACCAGAGCCTCGAGTTCAACAGCAACTGCCTGCTCCACCAGATCACCAGCATCGAGTACCAGTGGGTGCAGGAGCGCCTGAGGCCAGAGCAG aaagcagagctggctgAGTCCTTCCAGTCCTTGCTGACTTATGGGATCTCCCTCATCCGGAGGTACCGCATCATTTTCCCCCTCTCTGTCCCGAGGTCCACAGAGAGGCTCCAGTCCCTGCTCCG GGTCCTGGTCCAGATGTGCAAAATGAAAGCTTTCCATGAGCTGTGCATGCTCAGCCCTGATCTCCCCCAGATGGTCTCCATGGCACTGAAG TCAGGCACGACGGAGTGGTTTCACATGGAGAAGCAGCACCTCAAGCCCATGGTGAAG AGCATGGAGGAGAATGGCAAAGCCTTGTCAAGACTCCTCGTGGAGGTGATAGGAGATCTCCAGCAGTGCCAGAAAATCTGGAATAAATTCTTCATCAG CACCTTGAAGTTGAATCTCTTCTCCATTGCCTACCTGGAGCTGGAGAGCCTG GTTGCGGAGCACGTCCAGGAGCAGCTGCATGAGGTCGACAGCAGCATGTCCAAGCCCACAGCTGAGAGCCTTTTCCAGCTCTACATGAACCTACAGGAGCTCTATCGGATGAAGAACTTCCTCCCAAAGAG GGACGGACCTCTGGCTCTGAGCAATTTCCACCAGTGGTTCAAGGAAGCTGTGCCCCAGTGGCTGCAGAAGGCCTACACCATTGCACTGGAGAGGGCACAGAGAGCCATCCAGATGGACCAG CTGACGCCCTTTGGAGAGCACAACAAGCACAGCACGTCCACTGTTGACCTGTCCACCTGCTACGCCCAGATCGTAAAGACCTGGCAGCAGCTCAACTGGCCAGACCCTGAGGAAGCCTTCATGATCATGGTGAAGCTCGTGGAG GACATGTGCAAAATCGCCCTGATGTACTGCCGGCTCATCAAGGAGAGGGCTGAGGCTCTGTCGCTGAGGGAGCAGAATGAGGGTGAAGCGGCCAACAGG CTCTGCGTCGTGGTGAACAACATCAAGCAGCTGCGACTGCTGATCCTGAAGCTGCCATCGCAGCTGGACTGGGCGCAGCTGGTGGAGCGCACAGAGGCCGTCATCGACCAGCAGCAGATCCAGCACACGCTGCACAACCAGCTTGACAGCGCTGTCTCCTGCCTAGACCATGAGGTCCGGGATGTGGTGCAAGCCCTGGCCACCAAG CTGGAAAAGGGCATTGCCAGACACATCCAGGAGCTCTCATCTTCCAATGATACCCGGGAGCCTGAGGAT TCCATCATCCCACTCATGAAGTTCCTGGAGTCGGAGCTGCAGTATCTCAATGAGCATCTGGTCCAGGAGAACTtcaaaag CCTCCTCGTTCTCCTCTGGCATCACACCTTGGCTGTGCTGTCGGCGGCTGCGGGGCAGCAGGTCCCCTCGACTCAGTGCTACAAGAAGCTGCACTGTGCCCTGAAG AGCCTGGAGCGGTGCTTCTACGCTGAGGGCTGTGGGCTGCCACTGGAGACTctccacaccgcagccttccTG TCGCTGGAGACCCACCTTGCCCTCTGCTCCTCCACCAGCCGCAAACTCATCCAGAAATACTTCAGCAACAGGATCCAGCAGCAG CTGGACGCCAGCTCAGAGAAGTACGGGGCCGTGACAATCAAAGCGCTGTACCGCCCTTCGGAGCAGAAACTCCGCGTGGAAGTGCTCAACGCCGTCAACCTCATCCCATTGGACTCCAACG GCTCGAGCGACCCCTTTGTCCAGCTCACCCTGGAGCCCCGGCACCAGTTCCCCGAGGTGGTGGCCCGGACTACCCAGTGCAAGAGGAACGAGCTGCACCCCCTCTTCGACGAAGCCTTTGACTT TTTGATCCCCCCTGAGAAGTGCCGGCAGGAGGGGGCCTGCCTGCTGCTGACTGTGTTTGACTACGACACACTGGGGGCCAACGACCTGGAGGGCGAagcctttttccccctctgccaCCTGCCCGGCCTTGACGCTGACGAGGACCAGGCTGACACAGGACGGGTGCCCCAGACCCGCCTCCCCCTCACCCACCCCAAACCCACTG GAGATGAGatcctccagctgctggagtcCAGGAAAGGGGACAAAGAGGCTCAGGCCTTTGTTAAGCTTCGCAAGCAACGAGCCAAGCAGTCCAAGGAGACAGAGtga
- the UNC13D gene encoding protein unc-13 homolog D isoform X3: MDLSHRFSKQELALLYEEVLYTIRHRLGKPEHHHVADSQELYAYVQKAFGMDAEEHSIIMQQVKELESPIFCLKATVKEAKGILGKDVSGFSDPYCLLGIETKSQEPAHPDHKKRMKAVVKDLIPEDQIHRTQVISQTLSPVWDETFILEFEDMETASFHLDMWDSDVVESVRHKLGELTDLHGLKRIFKDARKDKGQDDFLGNVVLRLKDLHCWDDRWYQLEPRTETYPNRGQCHLQFLLTHKKRATTSSRTQPSYTVHRHLLQQLVSYEILQHQAGSISWDGELSQHASTVLYLHATQKDLSDFHQVMAQWLAYSKLYQSLEFNSNCLLHQITSIEYQWVQERLRPEQKAELAESFQSLLTYGISLIRRYRIIFPLSVPRSTERLQSLLRVLVQMCKMKAFHELCMLSPDLPQMVSMALKSGTTEWFHMEKQHLKPMVKSMEENGKALSRLLVEVIGDLQQCQKIWNKFFISTLKLNLFSIAYLELESLVAEHVQEQLHEVDSSMSKPTAESLFQLYMNLQELYRMKNFLPKRDGPLALSNFHQWFKEAVPQWLQKAYTIALERAQRAIQMDQLTPFGEHNKHSTSTVDLSTCYAQIVKTWQQLNWPDPEEAFMIMVKLVEDMCKIALMYCRLIKERAEALSLREQNEGEAANRLCVVVNNIKQLRLLILKLPSQLDWAQLVERTEAVIDQQQIQHTLHNQLDSAVSCLDHEVRDVVQALATKLEKGIARHIQELSSSNDTREPEDSIIPLMKFLESELQYLNEHLVQENFKSLLVLLWHHTLAVLSAAAGQQVPSTQCYKKLHCALKSLERCFYAEGCGLPLETLHTAAFLSLETHLALCSSTSRKLIQKYFSNRIQQQLDASSEKYGAVTIKALYRPSEQKLRVEVLNAVNLIPLDSNGSSDPFVQLTLEPRHQFPEVVARTTQCKRNELHPLFDEAFDFLIPPEKCRQEGACLLLTVFDYDTLGANDLEGEAFFPLCHLPGLDADEDQADTGRVPQTRLPLTHPKPTGDEILQLLESRKGDKEAQAFVKLRKQRAKQSKETE; the protein is encoded by the exons aTGGATCTGTCCCACAGGTTTTCCAAGCAAGAG ctgGCCCTGCTCTATGAGGAGGTCCTCTACACCATCCGGCACCGCCTGGGCAAGCCTGAGCACCACCATGTTGCAGACTCCCAGGAACTCTATGCCTACGTGCAAAAG GCTTTCGGCATGGATGCAGAGGAGCACAGCATCATCATGCAGCAGGTCAAGGAACTGGAG aGCCCAATTTTTTGCCTGAAAGCAACCGTGAAGGAAGCCAAGGGGATTTTGGGTAAAGACGTCAGTG GGTTCAGTGACCCATACTGCCTGCTGGGCATCGAGACCAAGAGCCAGGAACCGGCCCACCCCGACCACAAGAAGCGGATGAAGGCTGTGGTCAAAGACCTCATCCCCGAAGACCAGATCCATCGCACACAAGTCATAAGCCAGACCCTCAGCCCAGTGTGGGACGAGACATTTATCCT GGAGTTTGAAGACATGGAGACGGCCAGCTTCCACCTGGACATGTG GGACTCGGACGTGGTGGAGTCAGTGCGGCACAAGCTGGGGGAGCTGACGGACCTCCATGGCCTCAAACG GATCTTTAAAGATGCTCGCAAAGACAAAGGGCAGGATGATTTCCTGGGGAACGTGGTCCTTCGCCTGAAG gatCTGCACTGCTGGGATGACCGGTGGTACCAGCTGGAGCCACGGACGGAGACATACCCCAACCGGGGACAGTGTCACCTGCAGTTCCTGCTGACTCACAAGAAG AGGGCCACCACAAGCAGCCGGACACAGCCGAGCTACACTGTCCATCgccacctcctgcagcagctggtgtcCTATGAGATCCTTCAGCACCAG GCCGGCAGCATTTCCTGGGATGGGGAGCTGAGCCAACACGCCAGCACCGTGCTGTACCTGCACGCCACGCAGAAGGATCTCTCTGACTTCCACCAGGTCATGGC gcagTGGCTGGCGTACAGCAAGCTCTACCAGAGCCTCGAGTTCAACAGCAACTGCCTGCTCCACCAGATCACCAGCATCGAGTACCAGTGGGTGCAGGAGCGCCTGAGGCCAGAGCAG aaagcagagctggctgAGTCCTTCCAGTCCTTGCTGACTTATGGGATCTCCCTCATCCGGAGGTACCGCATCATTTTCCCCCTCTCTGTCCCGAGGTCCACAGAGAGGCTCCAGTCCCTGCTCCG GGTCCTGGTCCAGATGTGCAAAATGAAAGCTTTCCATGAGCTGTGCATGCTCAGCCCTGATCTCCCCCAGATGGTCTCCATGGCACTGAAG TCAGGCACGACGGAGTGGTTTCACATGGAGAAGCAGCACCTCAAGCCCATGGTGAAG AGCATGGAGGAGAATGGCAAAGCCTTGTCAAGACTCCTCGTGGAGGTGATAGGAGATCTCCAGCAGTGCCAGAAAATCTGGAATAAATTCTTCATCAG CACCTTGAAGTTGAATCTCTTCTCCATTGCCTACCTGGAGCTGGAGAGCCTG GTTGCGGAGCACGTCCAGGAGCAGCTGCATGAGGTCGACAGCAGCATGTCCAAGCCCACAGCTGAGAGCCTTTTCCAGCTCTACATGAACCTACAGGAGCTCTATCGGATGAAGAACTTCCTCCCAAAGAG GGACGGACCTCTGGCTCTGAGCAATTTCCACCAGTGGTTCAAGGAAGCTGTGCCCCAGTGGCTGCAGAAGGCCTACACCATTGCACTGGAGAGGGCACAGAGAGCCATCCAGATGGACCAG CTGACGCCCTTTGGAGAGCACAACAAGCACAGCACGTCCACTGTTGACCTGTCCACCTGCTACGCCCAGATCGTAAAGACCTGGCAGCAGCTCAACTGGCCAGACCCTGAGGAAGCCTTCATGATCATGGTGAAGCTCGTGGAG GACATGTGCAAAATCGCCCTGATGTACTGCCGGCTCATCAAGGAGAGGGCTGAGGCTCTGTCGCTGAGGGAGCAGAATGAGGGTGAAGCGGCCAACAGG CTCTGCGTCGTGGTGAACAACATCAAGCAGCTGCGACTGCTGATCCTGAAGCTGCCATCGCAGCTGGACTGGGCGCAGCTGGTGGAGCGCACAGAGGCCGTCATCGACCAGCAGCAGATCCAGCACACGCTGCACAACCAGCTTGACAGCGCTGTCTCCTGCCTAGACCATGAGGTCCGGGATGTGGTGCAAGCCCTGGCCACCAAG CTGGAAAAGGGCATTGCCAGACACATCCAGGAGCTCTCATCTTCCAATGATACCCGGGAGCCTGAGGAT TCCATCATCCCACTCATGAAGTTCCTGGAGTCGGAGCTGCAGTATCTCAATGAGCATCTGGTCCAGGAGAACTtcaaaag CCTCCTCGTTCTCCTCTGGCATCACACCTTGGCTGTGCTGTCGGCGGCTGCGGGGCAGCAGGTCCCCTCGACTCAGTGCTACAAGAAGCTGCACTGTGCCCTGAAG AGCCTGGAGCGGTGCTTCTACGCTGAGGGCTGTGGGCTGCCACTGGAGACTctccacaccgcagccttccTG TCGCTGGAGACCCACCTTGCCCTCTGCTCCTCCACCAGCCGCAAACTCATCCAGAAATACTTCAGCAACAGGATCCAGCAGCAG CTGGACGCCAGCTCAGAGAAGTACGGGGCCGTGACAATCAAAGCGCTGTACCGCCCTTCGGAGCAGAAACTCCGCGTGGAAGTGCTCAACGCCGTCAACCTCATCCCATTGGACTCCAACG GCTCGAGCGACCCCTTTGTCCAGCTCACCCTGGAGCCCCGGCACCAGTTCCCCGAGGTGGTGGCCCGGACTACCCAGTGCAAGAGGAACGAGCTGCACCCCCTCTTCGACGAAGCCTTTGACTT TTTGATCCCCCCTGAGAAGTGCCGGCAGGAGGGGGCCTGCCTGCTGCTGACTGTGTTTGACTACGACACACTGGGGGCCAACGACCTGGAGGGCGAagcctttttccccctctgccaCCTGCCCGGCCTTGACGCTGACGAGGACCAGGCTGACACAGGACGGGTGCCCCAGACCCGCCTCCCCCTCACCCACCCCAAACCCACTG GAGATGAGatcctccagctgctggagtcCAGGAAAGGGGACAAAGAGGCTCAGGCCTTTGTTAAGCTTCGCAAGCAACGAGCCAAGCAGTCCAAGGAGACAGAGtga